Proteins co-encoded in one Gemmatimonadota bacterium genomic window:
- a CDS encoding Spy/CpxP family protein refolding chaperone has protein sequence MKKIISITFTSALSVVVLAWAFDAMGRIGPEVTAGHAEKAGHEEAAGPAAETGHEEADVLDGVAELAAAGSSGEFDDILAVNLADDDADDVRTRLSRRAMSRLELTDEQQEKINTLRSAYTREMIQLRADSRLARVELRELMNEISPDIDRVKELAAAASAAQGSVFERSALFRAEIKHVLTAEQQETLRESFRDRRDGRRESGMRWRRDGRESRNRR, from the coding sequence ATGAAAAAGATCATTTCAATCACATTCACAAGCGCTTTGAGTGTCGTCGTACTGGCCTGGGCATTCGATGCGATGGGCCGGATCGGTCCCGAGGTTACTGCAGGGCACGCGGAGAAAGCCGGACACGAGGAAGCTGCAGGGCCCGCGGCGGAAACCGGGCATGAGGAAGCTGACGTACTCGACGGAGTAGCTGAACTCGCAGCGGCTGGCTCGTCCGGCGAGTTCGATGACATCCTGGCCGTCAACCTCGCCGATGACGATGCGGATGATGTGCGTACGCGTCTGTCTCGGAGAGCAATGTCCAGACTCGAACTCACGGATGAGCAGCAGGAAAAGATCAACACGCTGCGTTCCGCCTACACGCGGGAGATGATTCAGCTTCGCGCCGACTCGAGGCTCGCACGGGTCGAACTACGCGAACTGATGAATGAGATCAGTCCGGACATCGACAGGGTGAAGGAACTGGCCGCGGCCGCATCGGCGGCCCAGGGCAGCGTGTTCGAGCGAAGCGCGCTGTTCCGCGCAGAGATCAAGCATGTCCTGACCGCGGAGCAGCAAGAGACCCTGCGTGAGTCCTTCCGCGATCGGCGCGACGGTCGCCGAGAATCCGGGATGCGCTGGCGGCGCGACGGCCGCGAATCGCGCAATCGGCGTTGA